Proteins from one Oscillatoria sp. FACHB-1406 genomic window:
- the pstC gene encoding phosphate ABC transporter permease subunit PstC: protein MSNITTSELNIGNRRGEQNWIENALTICVWGLAFAATTGILLWMSAIVFKDALPAIKAFGLSFLWSQTWNIGREEFGALPFIYGTLVTSLCALVLALAFGIAVAIVTSENFLPVWVRYPLAFLVELIASIPSVIVGLWGIFVLVPTIQPIQQGLYAHFKWLPPFSTEPLGFGLLAAIIILAVMILPTIAAISRDVLLALPQEMRSASMSLGATRWETIWRILLPAGCSGIVGAAILALGRALGETMAVTMVIGNSIQISPSLLAPGYTIPSVLATQFPEALEPLHVGSLMYLASILFAITLGMNLIAVSLVQAIARRASR from the coding sequence ATGAGCAATATAACGACCTCCGAGCTCAATATTGGCAATCGCCGAGGCGAGCAGAATTGGATTGAAAATGCCTTAACAATTTGTGTTTGGGGTTTAGCTTTCGCTGCTACAACAGGGATTTTATTATGGATGAGCGCTATTGTCTTTAAGGACGCTCTACCTGCCATTAAAGCCTTTGGATTGAGTTTTTTGTGGAGTCAAACGTGGAATATCGGTCGAGAAGAATTTGGAGCGTTACCCTTTATTTACGGCACGCTAGTTACTTCTTTATGCGCCCTCGTACTCGCTCTTGCATTCGGGATTGCGGTTGCGATTGTTACCAGTGAAAATTTTCTCCCGGTTTGGGTGCGATATCCCTTAGCGTTTCTTGTCGAACTGATTGCCAGCATTCCCAGCGTTATCGTCGGACTGTGGGGAATTTTCGTCCTCGTCCCCACCATCCAACCCATTCAGCAAGGGTTGTACGCTCACTTTAAATGGTTGCCTCCGTTCAGTACCGAACCGTTAGGGTTTGGATTGCTTGCGGCTATTATCATTCTAGCGGTGATGATTCTGCCGACTATCGCTGCCATCTCGCGAGATGTTCTGCTCGCCCTCCCTCAAGAAATGCGGAGCGCTTCAATGTCTTTGGGAGCAACGCGTTGGGAAACGATCTGGCGTATTCTGCTGCCTGCGGGATGTTCGGGAATTGTCGGCGCGGCCATTCTCGCGCTCGGGCGGGCGTTAGGCGAAACAATGGCTGTAACAATGGTGATTGGAAATTCGATTCAAATTAGTCCTTCTCTCCTCGCCCCCGGATATACGATTCCTTCTGTTCTTGCGACTCAATTTCCCGAAGCGTTGGAACCTTTGCACGTTGGCTCGCTAATGTATCTGGCTTCAATTCTGTTTGCGATTACGCTGGGTATGAATTTAATTGCCGTTTCCTTGGTGCAAGCGATCGCTCGTCGGGCTTCCCGTTAA